A genomic segment from Gorilla gorilla gorilla isolate KB3781 chromosome 3, NHGRI_mGorGor1-v2.1_pri, whole genome shotgun sequence encodes:
- the LOC129533124 gene encoding kelch-like protein 2, which yields MKKAFKVMNELRSQNLLCDVTIVAEDMEISAHRVVLAACSPYFHAMFTGEMSESRAKRVRIKEVDGWTLRMLIDYVYTAEIQVTEENVQVVSEWNRGIRGWYPESWRTGVETLHTHLVRSL from the exons TCAAAATTTGCTGTGCGATGTCACAATTGTGGCAgaagacatggaaatttctgctcATAGAGTGGTGCTGGCCGCCTGTAGTCCTTATTTTCATGCCATGTTTACAG GTGAGATGAGTGAGAGCCGAGCAAAGAGAGTTAGAATAAAAGAGGTAGATGGCTGGACCCTGAGGATGCTAATTGATTACGTTTACACTGCAGAAATTCAGGTTACAGAAGAAAATGTACAG GTAGTGTCAGAATGGAATCGTGGGATACGCGGTTGGTATCCAGAGAGTTGGAGAACTGGTGTAGAAACTCTGCACACACATTTGGTCAGAAGTCTGTGA
- the LOC129533126 gene encoding putative uncharacterized protein FLJ44672, giving the protein MQPGGTTGPAEAAMREAEAGPPQVGLSRPTCSLPASSPGPALPPGCVSRPDSGLPTTSLDSAPAQLPAALVGPPLPEAKLPRLSSGLTVASPGSAPALRWHLQAPNDLRSVSSSRPSLGLPAASAGPNRPKVGLSRPSSGLPVASAGPSPPQVGLELDLEEQQVGLPGPSSVLSAASPGAKLPRVSLSRPSSSCLPVASFSPAQLLPLGRFGRPSSRLPVASLGPAHSSQRPSQAPFFPSGSLLASNLSIFCV; this is encoded by the coding sequence atgcagccaggaggaacaactgggcctgcagaggccgccatgagggaggcagaggccgggcctcctcaagtcggcctctccagacccacttgcagcctcccggcgtcctctccaggcccagctcttcctcctggctgcgtctccaggccggactctggcctcccaacaacgtctttggactcagctcctgcccagctcccggcGGCCCTGGTAGGCCCACCACTTCccgaagccaagctccccaggctgagctcaggcctcacggtggcctctccaggctcagctcctgccctccgatggcatcTGCAGGCCCCAAACGACCTCCGGTCGGTGAGCTCCTCtaggcccagcttgggcctcccggcggcctctgcaggcccaaatcGTCCCaaagtcggcctctccaggcccagctccggcCTCCCAgtagcctctgcaggcccaagtcctCCTCAAGTCGGTCTGGAATTGGAcctggaagagcagcaagtcggcctccccgggcccagctccgtcctctcggcggcctctccaggtgcaaaacttcctcgagtcagcctctccaggcccagctcctcctgcctcccagtggcctctttcagcccagcccagctcctgcctctcggccgcttcggcaggcccagctcccgcctgccagtggcctctttaggcccagctcattcctcacaacggccttcccaggccccgtttttcccttccggcagcctcttggcctctaatttatctatcttttgtgtataa
- the LOC129533127 gene encoding putative uncharacterized protein FLJ46235, whose translation MPHSTLSRLSVSFCASSPSPELTPVGLCRPSSSSRQPLQAQTVVKLACPGPAPASQRPLQAQVVLKSASPGPAPASRRPLQVQKFLESASPGPAPPASQWPLLAQPSSCLPAAFPGPALDFRRPLQASTRPGLLPPEDLHRPSLCLTADSPHPASSRLTAASRVQSSCLSAASAGPAPACQWPLQAHGAHSSQQPFQAQFFPSGGLSGPRTSSSRPLQTHLHPPGVLSGLSSSSWLRLQARLLPLNNLFGLSAYLSPGSLGRPTTSSSQAPQAQVRPHGGLSRMSSCPPMAPAGPKWSPVGGLLHAKLGPPGNLCRPKLS comes from the coding sequence ATGCCTCACAGCACACTTTCCAGGCTGAGCGTTTCCTTTTGTGCGTCCTCTCCAAGCCCTGAACTTACTCCAgtcggcctctgcaggcccagctcttcctctcggcagcctctgcaggcccagactGTCGTCAAGTTGGCCTGTCCAgggccagctcctgcctcccagcggCCTCTGCAGGCTCAAGTCGTACTCAAGTCGgcctccccaggcccagctccagcctctcggcggcctctccaggtgcaaaagtTCCttgagtcagcctctccaggcccagctcctcctgcctcccagtggcctcttttggcccagcccagctcatgcctcccggcggccttcccaggccctgcTTTGGACTttcggcggcctctgcaggcctcgacaaggcccggcctcctgcctcccgAAGACCTGcacaggcccagcctctgcctcacagcggactctccacacccagctagctctcgcctcactgcagcctcccgagtccaaagctcctgtctctcggccgcttcggcaggcccagctcccgcctgccagtggcctcttcaggcccatggggctcattcctcacaacagcctttccaggcccagtttttcccttccggcggcctctccgggccgagaacctcctcaagtcggcctctccagacccacttgcaccctccgggcgtcctctccgggctgagctcctcttcctggctgcgtctccaggcccgactcctgcctctcaacaacctctttggactcagtgcctacctaTCTCCTGGCAGCCTTGGTCGGCCCACAACTTcttcaagccaagctccccaggcccaggtcaggcctcacggtggcctctccaggatgagctcctgccctccgatggcacctgcaggccccaaatggtctccggtcggtgggctcctccacgccaagcttgggcctcctggcaacctctgcaggcccaagttgtcctga
- the LOC129523553 gene encoding putative uncharacterized protein FLJ44672 isoform X1, translated as MLLPPGSLSRPRTFSSQPLQTKLMTHSGLFRPIPYLTAVSTDEATASQQPPQAQLHPYNGLFRPSSCLPAFSPGPELSQVDLTRPSSCFFAASPGAAPASWWPLQAQPLPPIGLYSPNICLTADSSGPASASLWTPQAKLPTFQQLLHTQLLPPSGLFRPSSCFTRAFPGPTFISWQPSLARFLPVSQQPRRAQVLPHTGLSTSSSCLTVASPGPTPVPERHLRAQNLLKSDSLVPTAASWWPMKAQNLLKLTSPGPAPASQLPL; from the exons atg ctcctacctcccggcagcctctccaggcccagaactttctccagtcagcctctacagaccaagctcatgactcacagtggcctatttaggcccataccctacctcacggcagtctccacAGATGAggctactgcctcacaacagcctccacaggcacagctccatccttacaatggcctctttagacccagctcctgcctcccagccttctctccaggccctgagcttTCTCAAGTCgacctcaccaggcccagctcatgcTTCTTTGCAGCCTCTCCAGGCGCAGCTCCTGCATCTTGGTggcccctccaggcccagcctctgcctcccattgGCCTCTACAGTCCCAACATCTGCCTCacagcagattcttcaggcccagcatctgcctcactgtggaccccccaagccaagctcccaacctttcagcagcttctacacacccagctcctgCCACCCAGTGGCCTGTTTAGGCCAAGCTCATGCTTCACAAGGGCCTTTCCAGGCCCAACTTTTATCTCATGGCAACCTTCCCTGGCCAGATTCCTGCCTGTCTCCCAGCAGCCTAGACGGGCCCAGgtcttgcctcacactggcctctCTACATCCAGCTCatgcctcacggtggcctctccaggcccaacTCCTGTCCCAGAACGTCATCTCCGGGCCCAAAACTTACTCAAGTCAGACTCTCTAGTCCCAACTGCTGCCTCCTGGTGGCCTATGaaggcccaaaatctcctcaagttgacctctccaggcccagctcctgcctcgcAATTGCCTTTgtag